Proteins from a single region of Carassius gibelio isolate Cgi1373 ecotype wild population from Czech Republic chromosome B15, carGib1.2-hapl.c, whole genome shotgun sequence:
- the LOC127973083 gene encoding lens fiber membrane intrinsic protein-like, producing MYSFMGGGLFCAGVGKILLVISTATDYWMQYRQSGSYMHQGLWRYCLPGKCMTLTDSIAYWDATRAFMILSILACFFGIIIGVLAFINYSSFSGFDKTFAAGILYFISCFFVLLAMAVYTGMTVNYYGKRYGNWRFSWSYIMGWVSVVLTFFSGIFYMCAYRMYEPRGPMSR from the exons ATGTACAGCTTTATGGGAGGTGGATTGTTTTGTGCAGGAGTGGGAAAAATACTCCTGGTGATCTCCACTGCCACTGATTACTGGATGCAGTACCGCCAGTCCGGCAGTTACATGCATCAGGGTCTGTGGCGCTACTGTCTACCTGGAAAATGCATGACACTAACAGACAGCATCG CATATTGGGATGCCACCCGGGCCTTCATGATCCTTTCCATCTTAGCTTGTTTCTTTGGCATCATCATCGGTGTCTTGGCTTTCATTAATTACTCCTCCTTTAGCGGATTTGACAAAACCTTTGCTGCGGGAATTCTCTATTTCATTTCAT GCTTCTTTGTGCTGCTGGCCATGGCTGTCTACACTGGGATGACGGTCAACTACTATGGAAAACGATATGGGAACTGGCGGTTCTCGTGGTCGTACATAATGGGCTGGGTTTCTGTGGTGCTCACTTTCTTTTCAG GGATCTTCTATATGTGTGCTTACCGGATGTATGAACCGAGAGGCCCAATGTCACGCTGA